Proteins from one Alysiella filiformis genomic window:
- a CDS encoding substrate-binding periplasmic protein: protein MTKNIFLSSILALCLAACGGEKAQENTQPSPAAPASTSGKVIKVALDPLYPPFVQQTPKGLEGFDVDVLQAIADKSGLQMSFDPYPWEGLFERLNTGEVDIVAGGITVSESRKPNMDFSDSYNEISTVLLVGKDSHIDTFEQMRGKKVAYQLNTSAEATLQKLQGSGELAKDLGSNSAWETVKRVLANDASKVDATIGDSSPLEYYAKQYADTGLKVIYNPNLPKETNAFAVKKGNTELVDKLNKGLAAIKSDGTYDKIKEKWLGKTPQ, encoded by the coding sequence ATGACCAAAAATATTTTCTTATCATCTATTTTGGCATTATGCTTGGCAGCCTGCGGTGGCGAAAAAGCCCAAGAAAACACCCAGCCCAGCCCAGCAGCCCCAGCCAGCACATCGGGTAAAGTGATTAAAGTGGCACTTGACCCCTTATACCCCCCATTTGTGCAGCAAACGCCAAAAGGTTTGGAAGGCTTTGATGTGGACGTATTGCAAGCGATTGCCGACAAATCAGGCTTGCAAATGTCGTTTGACCCTTACCCTTGGGAAGGCTTGTTTGAACGCTTGAACACGGGCGAAGTGGACATTGTGGCAGGTGGCATTACCGTTTCTGAAAGCCGCAAACCAAATATGGATTTTTCAGACAGCTACAATGAAATTTCAACCGTATTGTTGGTGGGTAAAGATTCCCATATTGATACATTTGAACAAATGCGTGGCAAAAAAGTGGCTTATCAATTAAACACTTCTGCCGAAGCCACATTGCAAAAATTGCAAGGTTCAGGCGAATTGGCAAAAGATTTGGGCAGCAACAGTGCATGGGAAACCGTTAAGCGTGTTTTGGCAAATGATGCATCCAAAGTAGATGCCACCATTGGCGATTCCAGCCCATTGGAATACTATGCCAAACAATATGCCGACACAGGTTTGAAAGTCATCTACAACCCCAATTTACCCAAAGAAACCAATGCTTTTGCCGTTAAAAAAGGCAACACCGAATTGGTGGACAAACTGAACAAAGGTTTGGCTGCCATCAAATCAGACGGCACTTACGACAAAATCAAAGAAAAATGGTTGGGCAAAACCCCCCAATAA
- a CDS encoding NADP-dependent isocitrate dehydrogenase — MSTIIYTHTDEAPALATQSFLPIIRAFGKHADVQFELADISLAGRILAVFPEFLQENQRIPDALAQLGEYVLQPEANVIKLPNISASMPQLNAAISELQSKGYAVPNYPSNPQTDAEKDIQARYDRIKGSAVNPVLREGNSDRRAPKAVKNFAKKYPHSMGAWSADSKSHVATMSSGDFFHNEKSVTVQEPTTVKFVFTDKSGKQSELRKPLKLLAGEIIDATYMSKKALIAFLQEQVKDAKNQGVLFSLHMKATMMKVSDPIIFGHAVKVFFAPVFEQFGDKLSEIGVNVNNGFGNLLAGLEKLDAETRQAIEAKIAEVYAQNPDLAMVDSDKGITNLHVPSDVIVDASMPAMIRNSGRMWDKNGKAIDTKAVIPDSSYAGIYTATINFCKENGAFDPTTMGSVPNVGLMAQKAEEYGSHDKTFEIQADGKVEIVTENGTVLTSHEVEAGDIWRACQTKDAPIKDWVQLAVNRARLSNTPAIFWLDENRAHDAELIQKVKTYLADLDTNGLEISILAPEQACSASLKRMKDGLDTISVTGNVLRDYNTDLFPILELGTSAKMLSIVPLMNGGGMFETGAGGSAPKHVQQFNEENHLRWDSLGEFLALAVSLEHLAQREGNAKAQVLADTLDAATEQLLLNDKSPKRKAGELDNRGSHFYIALYWAQALAAQDKDADLKATFAPVAEKLASQESEILAELASGAGKAVDLNGYYFVDADKVAQAMRPSAKLNAVIDAL; from the coding sequence ATGAGTACCATCATCTACACCCACACCGATGAAGCCCCAGCGTTGGCAACCCAATCGTTTTTGCCGATTATCCGCGCCTTTGGCAAACACGCCGATGTGCAATTTGAATTGGCAGACATTTCGCTGGCAGGTCGCATTTTGGCGGTGTTTCCTGAATTTTTACAAGAGAATCAACGCATTCCTGACGCATTGGCACAGTTGGGCGAATACGTTTTGCAACCCGAAGCCAATGTGATTAAATTGCCCAATATTTCCGCGTCCATGCCCCAGTTGAATGCAGCCATTTCTGAATTGCAATCAAAAGGTTATGCCGTTCCCAATTACCCCAGCAATCCACAAACGGACGCAGAAAAAGACATTCAAGCACGCTACGACCGCATTAAAGGTTCAGCCGTGAACCCCGTTTTGCGCGAAGGCAACTCCGACCGCCGCGCCCCCAAAGCCGTGAAAAATTTCGCCAAAAAATACCCACACAGCATGGGTGCATGGTCTGCCGACAGCAAATCCCACGTTGCCACCATGTCATCGGGCGATTTCTTCCACAATGAAAAATCCGTTACCGTTCAAGAGCCTACCACCGTTAAATTTGTGTTTACCGACAAATCGGGCAAACAAAGCGAATTGCGTAAGCCTTTGAAATTATTGGCTGGCGAGATTATTGACGCAACTTATATGAGCAAAAAAGCCCTGATTGCTTTCTTGCAAGAGCAAGTGAAAGACGCGAAAAATCAAGGTGTGCTGTTTTCATTGCACATGAAAGCGACCATGATGAAAGTGTCCGACCCGATTATTTTCGGTCATGCGGTTAAAGTGTTTTTTGCGCCTGTGTTTGAACAATTTGGCGACAAGCTGTCTGAAATTGGCGTGAATGTGAACAATGGCTTTGGTAACTTGTTGGCTGGATTGGAAAAATTGGATGCTGAAACCCGTCAAGCCATTGAAGCCAAAATTGCCGAAGTGTATGCCCAAAACCCCGATTTGGCGATGGTGGATTCCGACAAAGGCATCACCAATTTGCACGTTCCCAGCGATGTGATTGTGGACGCGTCCATGCCTGCCATGATTCGCAATAGCGGTCGCATGTGGGACAAAAACGGCAAAGCCATTGATACCAAAGCGGTTATTCCTGATAGCTCTTACGCGGGCATTTACACCGCCACCATCAATTTCTGTAAAGAAAATGGCGCGTTTGACCCCACAACCATGGGTTCTGTACCAAACGTGGGCTTGATGGCGCAAAAAGCCGAAGAATACGGTTCGCATGACAAAACCTTTGAAATTCAAGCCGATGGCAAAGTGGAAATTGTTACCGAAAACGGCACCGTTTTGACTTCACATGAAGTGGAAGCAGGCGACATTTGGCGCGCTTGCCAAACCAAAGACGCGCCTATCAAAGACTGGGTTCAGTTGGCGGTAAACCGTGCGCGTTTGAGCAACACGCCAGCGATTTTCTGGTTGGACGAAAACCGCGCCCACGATGCCGAATTGATTCAAAAAGTGAAAACCTATTTGGCAGATTTGGATACAAATGGTTTGGAAATCAGCATTTTGGCACCAGAGCAAGCGTGTTCAGCCAGCCTGAAACGCATGAAAGACGGCTTGGACACCATTTCCGTAACGGGCAATGTTTTGCGCGATTACAACACGGATTTGTTCCCAATTTTGGAATTGGGTACGTCTGCCAAAATGTTGTCCATCGTGCCTTTGATGAACGGCGGTGGCATGTTTGAAACGGGCGCAGGCGGTTCTGCCCCCAAACACGTTCAACAATTCAACGAAGAAAACCATTTGCGTTGGGATTCTTTGGGCGAATTTTTGGCGTTGGCGGTGTCGTTGGAGCATTTGGCACAGCGTGAAGGCAATGCCAAAGCGCAGGTTTTGGCGGACACTTTGGACGCGGCAACCGAGCAATTGTTGTTGAACGACAAATCGCCCAAACGCAAAGCGGGCGAATTGGACAATCGCGGCAGCCATTTCTACATCGCCTTGTATTGGGCACAAGCTCTGGCAGCGCAAGACAAAGACGCGGATTTGAAAGCGACTTTCGCGCCCGTAGCCGAAAAATTAGCCAGCCAAGAAAGCGAAATTTTGGCGGAATTGGCAAGCGGCGCAGGCAAAGCGGTGGATTTGAACGGCTATTATTTTGTTGATGCCGACAAAGTTGCCCAAGCCATGCGCCCAAGCGCGAAATTGAATGCGGTGATTGATGCGTTGTGA
- a CDS encoding YwqG family protein: protein MSLNIPVEFQDFADEIIASCKPSVPFTLTVAPTQLWDSKVGGKPYLPRDFAYPNNPDGEPLFFLAQINFAQMSALPDFPSKGILQFFIDGKDDCYGINFDNYQDNSHYKLIYHADVVENADELQQDFDFVQFDETDSGVPFPPNHSYQIYFQAATPQPITQHDFAFGEVVPELFDFLDEKSEDDDYEWDLHDKYDEFSNSEQHRVGGYPYFTQDDVRGYGSYDLKDYVLLFQLVSDWRDSNDDVNIMWGDCGVGNFFIRPEDLKNLAFDKAFFTMDCC from the coding sequence ATGTCATTAAATATTCCTGTTGAATTTCAAGATTTTGCCGATGAAATCATCGCCAGTTGCAAACCGAGCGTGCCATTCACGCTGACCGTTGCCCCTACGCAACTTTGGGACAGCAAAGTGGGCGGCAAGCCTTATTTGCCACGCGATTTTGCTTATCCAAACAATCCTGATGGCGAACCTTTGTTCTTTTTGGCGCAAATCAATTTCGCGCAAATGTCCGCCTTGCCTGATTTTCCGAGTAAGGGCATTTTGCAGTTTTTCATTGACGGCAAAGACGATTGTTACGGCATCAATTTTGATAACTACCAAGACAATTCGCACTACAAATTGATTTACCATGCCGATGTGGTTGAAAACGCAGATGAATTGCAACAAGATTTTGATTTTGTTCAATTTGATGAAACTGATTCTGGCGTACCGTTTCCGCCTAATCACAGTTACCAAATTTATTTTCAGGCTGCCACGCCACAGCCGATTACGCAACACGATTTTGCTTTTGGCGAAGTCGTGCCTGAATTATTTGATTTTTTGGACGAAAAATCCGAAGACGATGATTACGAATGGGATTTACACGACAAATACGATGAATTTTCAAACAGCGAACAACATCGCGTAGGCGGTTATCCGTATTTCACGCAAGACGATGTGCGCGGTTATGGCTCGTATGATTTGAAAGATTATGTGCTGTTATTCCAATTGGTTAGCGATTGGCGAGATAGCAATGATGACGTGAATATCATGTGGGGCGATTGCGGTGTGGGCAATTTCTTTATCCGCCCCGAAGATTTGAAAAATCTGGCGTTTGATAAAGCGTTTTTTACGATGGATTGTTGTTGA
- a CDS encoding S41 family peptidase yields the protein MAQHTWKKISLYVAGALSGIALSVGVQSFAADKTATTNNKDNGLPIQSLRNMAEVYSQIKANYVTEETDEKLLEGAVKGMVSSLDPHSEYMNQKGYSEMKESTSGEFGGLGMEIGAEDGWIKVIAPIEDTPAERAGVKSGDFIIKIENESTRGMSTTDAVKKMRGKPNTKITLTLTRKDSPKPIVVNLTRAMIKVKSVRHHLLEPNYGYVRISQFQERTVPALAESISALTTENKQPLKGLVLDLRDDPGGLLNGAVGVSAAFLKNGSPVVSTKGRDNKPAMSLKAVPEDYIMAAGVDPLANLPAEIKDIPMTVLINSGSASASEIVAGALQDHKRAVIVGTRSFGKGSVQSVIPLNNGGAVKITTALYYTPNDRSIQAVGIVPDVEVQDKTRTFESREADLGGHIGNPLGEEDVKGGVLNNAESPKPAAASEPKDKDEDLSSRRKPNPEKDDQLRKALDLIKNPAEWHKSLGLAAKKPAPAKKEEK from the coding sequence ATGGCACAACACACTTGGAAAAAAATCAGTCTTTACGTTGCAGGCGCGTTGAGCGGCATTGCGTTGAGCGTGGGCGTGCAAAGTTTTGCTGCCGATAAAACAGCCACTACCAATAATAAAGACAATGGCTTACCCATTCAATCGTTGCGTAATATGGCGGAAGTGTACAGCCAAATTAAAGCCAATTATGTTACCGAAGAAACCGATGAAAAATTGCTAGAAGGTGCCGTAAAAGGCATGGTTTCCAGCCTAGACCCACATTCAGAATACATGAACCAAAAAGGCTATTCTGAAATGAAAGAAAGCACTTCTGGCGAATTTGGTGGCTTGGGCATGGAAATTGGCGCAGAAGATGGCTGGATTAAAGTCATTGCACCCATTGAAGACACCCCTGCCGAACGCGCTGGTGTGAAAAGCGGCGATTTCATCATCAAAATTGAAAACGAATCCACACGCGGCATGAGTACCACCGATGCCGTGAAAAAAATGCGTGGCAAACCCAATACCAAAATCACGCTCACTTTAACGCGCAAAGACAGCCCCAAACCGATTGTGGTCAATTTAACCCGTGCCATGATTAAAGTGAAAAGTGTGCGCCACCATTTGCTTGAACCCAATTATGGCTATGTGCGCATCAGCCAATTCCAAGAACGCACCGTGCCTGCGCTGGCTGAATCCATTTCCGCTTTAACAACCGAAAACAAACAGCCTTTGAAAGGCTTGGTGTTGGATTTGCGCGATGACCCAGGTGGTTTGCTCAATGGTGCGGTGGGCGTGTCGGCGGCATTTTTGAAAAATGGCAGCCCTGTGGTCAGCACCAAAGGGCGCGATAACAAACCTGCCATGTCGCTCAAAGCCGTTCCCGAAGACTACATCATGGCGGCTGGTGTTGACCCTTTGGCAAATTTGCCTGCTGAAATTAAAGACATACCCATGACGGTACTGATTAACTCGGGTTCGGCTTCGGCTTCCGAAATTGTGGCGGGTGCATTGCAAGACCACAAACGTGCCGTGATTGTGGGTACGCGCAGTTTTGGTAAAGGTTCGGTGCAATCGGTTATTCCTTTGAACAATGGTGGCGCAGTGAAAATCACCACCGCCTTGTATTACACGCCCAACGACCGCTCCATTCAAGCAGTGGGCATTGTGCCAGATGTGGAAGTGCAAGACAAAACCCGCACCTTTGAAAGCCGTGAGGCAGATTTGGGCGGACACATCGGCAACCCATTGGGCGAAGAAGATGTGAAAGGCGGCGTGTTGAACAATGCAGAAAGCCCCAAACCTGCCGCCGCCAGCGAACCCAAAGACAAAGATGAAGATTTGTCCAGCCGCCGCAAACCCAATCCTGAAAAAGATGACCAACTGCGTAAGGCTTTGGATTTGATTAAAAACCCAGCCGAATGGCACAAATCTTTGGGCTTGGCAGCGAAAAAACCTGCTCCTGCCAAAAAAGAAGAAAAATAA